A region from the Geotrypetes seraphini chromosome 10, aGeoSer1.1, whole genome shotgun sequence genome encodes:
- the LOC117367869 gene encoding retinal rod rhodopsin-sensitive cGMP 3',5'-cyclic phosphodiesterase subunit gamma isoform X2 encodes MNLEPVKPEIKSATRVTGGPATPRKGPPKFKQRQTRQFKSKPPKKGIQGFGDDIPGMEGLGTDITVICPWEAFSHLELHELAQYGII; translated from the exons ATGAATCTGGAGCCGGTCAAGCCTGAAATTAAATCTGCCACCAGGGTCACTGGCGGGCCTGCCACCCCAAGGAAAGGGCCCCCCAAATTCAAACAGAGGCAAACCAGACAGTTTAAGAGCAAGCCACCAAAGAAAGGGATACAAGG GTTTGGAGATGACATTCCTGGAATGGAGGGCCTAGGGACAG ATATCACTGTGATCTGCCCATGGGAAGCCTTCAGCCACTTGGAGCTCCATGAACTGGCACAGTACGGCATCATCTAA